In Podarcis muralis chromosome 14, rPodMur119.hap1.1, whole genome shotgun sequence, one genomic interval encodes:
- the DPP8 gene encoding dipeptidyl peptidase 8 isoform X2: MAAAMETEQPGLEIFETAEHRENVVPGEKAKLEPYYVERYSWSHLKKLLNDTRKDHGCLMAKAPHDFTFVKRTDAESPHSDRVYYLAMSGENRENTLFYSEVPKNINKAAILLLSWKPLLDLFHASLDYGMYSREEELLRERKRIGTVGIASYDYHQESGTFLFQAGSGIYHVKDGGPHGFTKQPLQPNLVETSCPNIRMDPKLCPADPNWIAFIHSNDIWISNLATKEERRLTFVHKEFANIEEDPKSAGVATFVLQEEFDRYSGYWWCPDSEMTVGGGKILRILYEENDESEVEIIHVTSPMLETRRTDSFRYPKTGTANPKVTFKLSEITIDADGRISDVVDKELVQPFEILFEGVEYITRAGWTREGKYAWAILLDRSQTRLQIVLLPPALFIPVEEDAMERQKLIDAVPDSVTPLIVYEETTDIWINVHDIFHVFPQTNEDEIEFIFASECKTGFRHLYRITTVLKESRYKRSSGGLPAPSDFLCPIKEEVPITSGEWEVLGRHGSNIRVDEAKKLVYFEGTKDSPLEHHLYVVNYENPGEIKRLTEAGFSYACCVSQNCDMVICKFSNQRNPHEVSLYKLTGLEDDISNRSKEFWATILDSAGPLPDYVPPEIFSFESSSGFLLYGMIYKPHNLQLGKKYPTVLFIYGGPQVQLVNNRFKGVKYFRLNTLASLGYVVVVIDNRGSCHRGLKFEGAFKYKMGQIEISDQVEGLQYLASRYEFIDLDRVGIHGWSYGGYLSLMALLQKPEIFKVAIAGAPVTLWLFYDTGYTERYMGHPDNNEQGYYLGSVAMQADKFPSEPNRLLLLHGFLDENVHFAHTSILLSFLVRAAKPYDLQIYPQERHSIRVPESGEHYELHLLYYLQENLGSHMAVLKAEH; the protein is encoded by the exons ATGGCAGCTGCAATGGAGACTGAGCAGCCAGGGCTCGAAATCTTTGAAACGGCCGAGCACAGGGAGAATGTGGTGCCTGGGGAGAAGGCCAAGCTGGAACCGTACTACGTGGAGAGGTATTCCTGGAGCCACCTGAAGAAGCTACTGAATGACACCAGGAAGGACCACGGCTGCCTGATGGCCAAGGCGCCCCACGACTTCACCTTTGTGAAGAGGACGGATGCAGAGAGCCCCCACTCAGACAGGGTCTATTACCTGG CAATGTCCGGTGAGAACAGAGAAAATACGCTTTTCTATTCTGAAGTTCCCAAAAACATAAACAAGGCTGCGATTCTTTTGCTCAGCTGGAAGCCACTCTTGGATCTTTTTCAC GCCAGCCTCGATTATGGGATGTACTCTcgggaggaggagctgctgcgggAAAGGAAGCGGATCGGGACGGTTGGTATCGCCTCTTACGATTATCACCAAGAAAGTGGCACCTTCCTGTTCCAAGCCGGAAGTGGGATTTACCACGTGAAAGATGGAGGTCCCCACGGGTTCACG AAACAACCCTTGCAGCCCAATTTGGTAGAGACGAGCTGTCCAAACATACGGATGGATCCCAAGCTCTGCCCAGCAGATCCAAACTGGATTGCTTTTATCCATAGCAATGACATCTGGATCTCCAATCTAGCAACCAAAGAAGAACGGAGGCTGACATTTGTACACAAAG AATTTGCCAACATTGAAGAGGACCCCAAGTCTGCTGGGGTTGCTACCTTTGTGCTACAGGAAGAGTTTGACAGATACTCCGGCTACTGGTGGTGTCCCGATTCAGAGATGA CTGTAGGTGGAGGCAAAATCCTTAGAATTCTGTATGAAGAGAATGACGAGTCGGAGGTGGAGATAATTCATGTCACATCCCCCATGTTGGAGACAAGGAGGACAGATTCCTTTCGGTACCCCAAAACCG gtACCGCTAACCCCAAAGTAACTTTCAAGCTGTCTGAAATAACCATCGACGCTGACGGCAGA ATTTCCGATGTGGTTGACAAGGAACTCGTCCAGCCCTTCGAGATCTTGTTTGAAGGCGTGGAGTATATCACTCGAGCTGGATGGACCCGAGAGGGGAAATA TGCTTGGGCCATCTTGCTTGATCGCTCTCAAACGCGGCTTCAAATTGTGCTCCTTCCCCCTGCTTTATTTATCCCTGTGGAAGAGGACGCCATGGAGAGGCAGAAGCTGATCGACGCAGTGCCCGACTCTGTCACGCCGCTGATTGTTTACGAGGAAACAACAGACATCTGGATAAAT GTCCACGATATCTTCCACGTTTTCCCCCAAACCAATGAGGATGAGATAGAGTTCATCTTTGCCTCCGAGTGCAAAACAGGATTCCGCCACCTGTACAGAATCACAACCGTTTTAAAGGAGAGCCGGTACAAGCGCTCGAGTGGAGGACTCCCTGCTCCAA GTGATTTCCTGTGTCCCATCAAAGAAGAGGTGCCAATTACCAGTGGGGAATGGGAAGTTCTTGGCCGACACGGGTCCAAC aTCCGGGTGGATGAAGCTAAAAAACTGGTATATTTTGAAGGTACAAAGGATTCCCCCTTGGAACATCACTTGTATGTTGTTAACTACGAGAACCCCGGGGAGATCAAGCGGCTGACAGAAGCTGGTTTCTCCTACGCCTGCTGCGTCAGTCAG AACTGCGACATGGTGATTTGTAAATTCAGCAACCAGAGGAACCCGCACGAGGTCTCTCTCTACAAGCTGACCGGCCTCGAAGATGACATTTCCAACAGGTCCAAGGAATTCTGGGCTACCATTTTAGATTCTGCAG GGCCTCTCCCAGATTACGTTCCGCCCGAGATCTTCTCTTTCGAGAGCTCCTCAGGGTTTTTGCTTTATGGGATGATCTACAAGCCCCACAACCTACAGCTCGGGAAGAAGTACCCCACAGTACTCTTCATATACGGGGGCCCCCAG GTGCAACTTGTGAACAACCGGTTTAAAGGGGTCAAATACTTCCGCCTGAACACCCTAGCGTCCCTTGGTTATGTTGTGGTGGTGATTGACAACAGGGGATCCTGCCACCGCGGTCTGAAGTTCGAAGGTGCCTTTAAATATAAGATG GGACAAATTGAAATAAGTGACCAAGTGGAAGGTTTGCAGTACTTGGCTTCCCGATACGAATTCATCGACTTGGACCGGGTTGGCATTCATGGCTGGTCTTACGGGGGATACCTCTCGCTTATGGCCTTGTTGCAGAAGCCAGAGATCTTCAAG GTCGCCATTGCTGGTGCCCCAGTCACCCTGTGGCTCTTCTACGATACAGGGTACACCGAGCGCTACATGGGTCACCCAGATAATAACGAACAGGGCTATTACCTCGGCTCCGTGGCTATGCAAGCGGATAAGTTTCCTTCAGA ACCCAACCGGTTGTTATTGTTGCATGGATTCCTCGATGAAAATGTTCATTTTGCACATACCAGCATCTTGCTTAGTTTTCTGGTCCGGGCTGCGAAGCCTTACGATCTACAG
- the DPP8 gene encoding dipeptidyl peptidase 8 isoform X1 yields the protein MQKVPGSTPPHFQESTCNMAAAMETEQPGLEIFETAEHRENVVPGEKAKLEPYYVERYSWSHLKKLLNDTRKDHGCLMAKAPHDFTFVKRTDAESPHSDRVYYLAMSGENRENTLFYSEVPKNINKAAILLLSWKPLLDLFHASLDYGMYSREEELLRERKRIGTVGIASYDYHQESGTFLFQAGSGIYHVKDGGPHGFTKQPLQPNLVETSCPNIRMDPKLCPADPNWIAFIHSNDIWISNLATKEERRLTFVHKEFANIEEDPKSAGVATFVLQEEFDRYSGYWWCPDSEMTVGGGKILRILYEENDESEVEIIHVTSPMLETRRTDSFRYPKTGTANPKVTFKLSEITIDADGRISDVVDKELVQPFEILFEGVEYITRAGWTREGKYAWAILLDRSQTRLQIVLLPPALFIPVEEDAMERQKLIDAVPDSVTPLIVYEETTDIWINVHDIFHVFPQTNEDEIEFIFASECKTGFRHLYRITTVLKESRYKRSSGGLPAPSDFLCPIKEEVPITSGEWEVLGRHGSNIRVDEAKKLVYFEGTKDSPLEHHLYVVNYENPGEIKRLTEAGFSYACCVSQNCDMVICKFSNQRNPHEVSLYKLTGLEDDISNRSKEFWATILDSAGPLPDYVPPEIFSFESSSGFLLYGMIYKPHNLQLGKKYPTVLFIYGGPQVQLVNNRFKGVKYFRLNTLASLGYVVVVIDNRGSCHRGLKFEGAFKYKMGQIEISDQVEGLQYLASRYEFIDLDRVGIHGWSYGGYLSLMALLQKPEIFKVAIAGAPVTLWLFYDTGYTERYMGHPDNNEQGYYLGSVAMQADKFPSEPNRLLLLHGFLDENVHFAHTSILLSFLVRAAKPYDLQIYPQERHSIRVPESGEHYELHLLYYLQENLGSHMAVLKAEH from the exons atgcagaaggtcccaggttcaaccccgccacatttccag GAATCAACATGCAATATGGCAGCTGCAATGGAGACTGAGCAGCCAGGGCTCGAAATCTTTGAAACGGCCGAGCACAGGGAGAATGTGGTGCCTGGGGAGAAGGCCAAGCTGGAACCGTACTACGTGGAGAGGTATTCCTGGAGCCACCTGAAGAAGCTACTGAATGACACCAGGAAGGACCACGGCTGCCTGATGGCCAAGGCGCCCCACGACTTCACCTTTGTGAAGAGGACGGATGCAGAGAGCCCCCACTCAGACAGGGTCTATTACCTGG CAATGTCCGGTGAGAACAGAGAAAATACGCTTTTCTATTCTGAAGTTCCCAAAAACATAAACAAGGCTGCGATTCTTTTGCTCAGCTGGAAGCCACTCTTGGATCTTTTTCAC GCCAGCCTCGATTATGGGATGTACTCTcgggaggaggagctgctgcgggAAAGGAAGCGGATCGGGACGGTTGGTATCGCCTCTTACGATTATCACCAAGAAAGTGGCACCTTCCTGTTCCAAGCCGGAAGTGGGATTTACCACGTGAAAGATGGAGGTCCCCACGGGTTCACG AAACAACCCTTGCAGCCCAATTTGGTAGAGACGAGCTGTCCAAACATACGGATGGATCCCAAGCTCTGCCCAGCAGATCCAAACTGGATTGCTTTTATCCATAGCAATGACATCTGGATCTCCAATCTAGCAACCAAAGAAGAACGGAGGCTGACATTTGTACACAAAG AATTTGCCAACATTGAAGAGGACCCCAAGTCTGCTGGGGTTGCTACCTTTGTGCTACAGGAAGAGTTTGACAGATACTCCGGCTACTGGTGGTGTCCCGATTCAGAGATGA CTGTAGGTGGAGGCAAAATCCTTAGAATTCTGTATGAAGAGAATGACGAGTCGGAGGTGGAGATAATTCATGTCACATCCCCCATGTTGGAGACAAGGAGGACAGATTCCTTTCGGTACCCCAAAACCG gtACCGCTAACCCCAAAGTAACTTTCAAGCTGTCTGAAATAACCATCGACGCTGACGGCAGA ATTTCCGATGTGGTTGACAAGGAACTCGTCCAGCCCTTCGAGATCTTGTTTGAAGGCGTGGAGTATATCACTCGAGCTGGATGGACCCGAGAGGGGAAATA TGCTTGGGCCATCTTGCTTGATCGCTCTCAAACGCGGCTTCAAATTGTGCTCCTTCCCCCTGCTTTATTTATCCCTGTGGAAGAGGACGCCATGGAGAGGCAGAAGCTGATCGACGCAGTGCCCGACTCTGTCACGCCGCTGATTGTTTACGAGGAAACAACAGACATCTGGATAAAT GTCCACGATATCTTCCACGTTTTCCCCCAAACCAATGAGGATGAGATAGAGTTCATCTTTGCCTCCGAGTGCAAAACAGGATTCCGCCACCTGTACAGAATCACAACCGTTTTAAAGGAGAGCCGGTACAAGCGCTCGAGTGGAGGACTCCCTGCTCCAA GTGATTTCCTGTGTCCCATCAAAGAAGAGGTGCCAATTACCAGTGGGGAATGGGAAGTTCTTGGCCGACACGGGTCCAAC aTCCGGGTGGATGAAGCTAAAAAACTGGTATATTTTGAAGGTACAAAGGATTCCCCCTTGGAACATCACTTGTATGTTGTTAACTACGAGAACCCCGGGGAGATCAAGCGGCTGACAGAAGCTGGTTTCTCCTACGCCTGCTGCGTCAGTCAG AACTGCGACATGGTGATTTGTAAATTCAGCAACCAGAGGAACCCGCACGAGGTCTCTCTCTACAAGCTGACCGGCCTCGAAGATGACATTTCCAACAGGTCCAAGGAATTCTGGGCTACCATTTTAGATTCTGCAG GGCCTCTCCCAGATTACGTTCCGCCCGAGATCTTCTCTTTCGAGAGCTCCTCAGGGTTTTTGCTTTATGGGATGATCTACAAGCCCCACAACCTACAGCTCGGGAAGAAGTACCCCACAGTACTCTTCATATACGGGGGCCCCCAG GTGCAACTTGTGAACAACCGGTTTAAAGGGGTCAAATACTTCCGCCTGAACACCCTAGCGTCCCTTGGTTATGTTGTGGTGGTGATTGACAACAGGGGATCCTGCCACCGCGGTCTGAAGTTCGAAGGTGCCTTTAAATATAAGATG GGACAAATTGAAATAAGTGACCAAGTGGAAGGTTTGCAGTACTTGGCTTCCCGATACGAATTCATCGACTTGGACCGGGTTGGCATTCATGGCTGGTCTTACGGGGGATACCTCTCGCTTATGGCCTTGTTGCAGAAGCCAGAGATCTTCAAG GTCGCCATTGCTGGTGCCCCAGTCACCCTGTGGCTCTTCTACGATACAGGGTACACCGAGCGCTACATGGGTCACCCAGATAATAACGAACAGGGCTATTACCTCGGCTCCGTGGCTATGCAAGCGGATAAGTTTCCTTCAGA ACCCAACCGGTTGTTATTGTTGCATGGATTCCTCGATGAAAATGTTCATTTTGCACATACCAGCATCTTGCTTAGTTTTCTGGTCCGGGCTGCGAAGCCTTACGATCTACAG